One Oncorhynchus mykiss isolate Arlee chromosome 9, USDA_OmykA_1.1, whole genome shotgun sequence genomic window, cctcactgaacttctggagagagtttgctgcaatgaaagtaaaggggctgaataattttgcacgcgcaatttttcagtctttgatttgttaaaaaagtttgaaatatccaataaatgtcgttccacttcatgattgtgtcccacttgttgttgattcttcacaaaaaaatacagttttatatctttatgtttgaagcctgaaatgtggcaaaaggtcgcaaagttcaagggggccgaatactttcgcaaggcactgtatatgttgaagagggttgggtttaagctgcatccctgtctcaccccagggccttgtgtttttttccaattttaaccgcagacttgttgtttgtgtacatggattttataatgtcaaatgtttttcccccaacaccactttctatCAATTTGTATAGACCCTCAttccaaattgagtcgaaggctttttttaaatcagcaaagcatgagaagactgtctttgtttttgtttgttttttcatcaattagggtgtgcagggtgaatatgtggtctgtcatacgataatttggtaaaagccaatctctctctccatttcacaCTGTTCATCTTCCTTCGCTGTCCTATTACCCTCTCACCTTCCTTTCAGTCTCCCTTCTTACTGTTCTCTCACAGTCTCCCTACCTTTCTCTACATTTCACTttgtctctccttcctttcaTGCTTCCTGTTACTCCCTATCCATTACGCTAACTCCGTCCCTGCATGTAACAAATAAACCAAGTGCAAGCTTACTAGACCTAAACTTGAGCTATTGCTATTTAGTCAACAAGCTATATGTACAACAACCAGTTCAGTTTTCACTCTTCCGTCAGTTCACTCTTGACTTTTGTCAGAAAGATCCCACCCTCTCTGCTAGCTACGTTGACTTGCTAGCTCAGGAGTTAGCTAAACTAAAACTAAAGATTGAACTGCAAACCTCATATCAaaactcttccctctctctctttctctctcctccaggacGATGGAAGCCCTTCACCTGGGCTGCCCGTCGCTGCGCACCCACCCGTCCTTCTCTCTCAAGCCCAAACACACCAACGTGGCCTTTCTCAAGACGCACAAGACGGCCAGCACCACCATGCAGAATCTGCTCTTCCGCTTCGCCGAGCGCCACAACCTGACCGTGGCGCTCCCTGTGCAGGCCTGCGGACACCAGTTCTGCTACCCACGCACCTTCAGCACCCACCTCGTCCACCCACACACCCTGCCACCCAACGTGGTCACCAGCCACATGCGCTTCAACCATGCCGAGATGCAGCGCCTCATGCCTAATAATACCATCTACGTGACCATACTTCGAGAACCAGGGTCCATGTTTGAATCGTTGTTCAGCTACTATAACCAGTACTGTCAGAGTTTTAAGAGAGTTCCCAACGGGTCTCTGGAGGCGTTTCTGGACGAACCGTGGCGGTACTACCGTCCGGACGAGAATGACTCCATGTATGCCCGTAACACTCTGACTTTTGACCTTGGCGGGGACAAGGACCATCCGGAGGCGGACGTGGCTGCGTATGCCCGGGCCTTCGTGGCCAAGACGGAGCGCGTCTTCTCCCTGGTGATGATCGCTGAGTACTTTGATGAGTCGCTGATCCTCCTCCGTCACCTCCTCTCCTGGGATCTGGAAGATATGCTCTATGTCAAGCTCAACATGCGGACGTCCGGCTCCAAGCACAGCCTCTCGCCGGGCCTCCCCGCCAAGATCCGCGTCTGGAACAACCTGGATGCACGCCTCTATGACCACTTCAACACCTCACTGTGGCACCAGCTGGCAGCCCTGGGCCCAGCATGCGTGGCCAGGGAGCTGCGGCTGCTCCGCAGGGCCCAGGAGAAGCTGGTGAGGGGCTGCTTCGGCGGAGGGCTCCCCCAGCTCCGCTCGGCTGCCCAGATCAAGAACAAGGAGCTGCGGCCGTGGCAGCC contains:
- the LOC110531590 gene encoding galactose-3-O-sulfotransferase 3-like, whose translation is MSQKKIFLVIVAISTVSLLLHHGGHFSWTMEALHLGCPSLRTHPSFSLKPKHTNVAFLKTHKTASTTMQNLLFRFAERHNLTVALPVQACGHQFCYPRTFSTHLVHPHTLPPNVVTSHMRFNHAEMQRLMPNNTIYVTILREPGSMFESLFSYYNQYCQSFKRVPNGSLEAFLDEPWRYYRPDENDSMYARNTLTFDLGGDKDHPEADVAAYARAFVAKTERVFSLVMIAEYFDESLILLRHLLSWDLEDMLYVKLNMRTSGSKHSLSPGLPAKIRVWNNLDARLYDHFNTSLWHQLAALGPACVARELRLLRRAQEKLVRGCFGGGLPQLRSAAQIKNKELRPWQPSAKVDIVGYDLPTNTNATRPGSLAHELCLKLIMPEVQYTRVLLRSQSLRYRRSYPLRSPQPQQPIRSVLSRRQHVGMQPMHRQAPPPGPGPALSPTATPRPPGTQSRATRVGLRSPGPQRKTP